CGAGGAGGTGTCCGCCTACCCGGCCCCGCCGGACCTCGACGCCGACCCCGGACCGGTGGACCCGACGGGCATCGTCGTCCCGCTGCGCATCCGCACGCCGCTCGGCGACATGGCGTTCTTCAGCACGATCGCCACCTTCGGGGCTCCCGCCGACGTGACCCTCTCGGAGCTCGCGGTGGAGTCGTTCTTCCCGATGGACGAGCAGACCGACACCTTGCTGCGCGGCCTGGCGGCGATGGGCGGTCCCGAGGGTCGGTGACGGCCCGTTCCTGAGCGGGGCCATCCCCGCGGCCCGCCGCGGGGATGGCCCCGGAAGGCCCGCCCGCCGGTCCGCATCCGCTGTGCGCACGGCCGGGCCGCCTGCCCGATCAGCAACCCGCCTGCGTTTCCCCTGCCCCTCCACAAGGTCACCCTCCGGTTGACTTCATACCCCTGGGGGGTATCTTGGGCGGTGAGTGGTCGCGATCCGGCGACCTTGACGAGGAGTGAGCCATGCATACCGGTCTCAAGATCACGGCCTTCGCCGCAGGGCTCGCGGCGACCTTCGGATCGGCGTACGCGGCGGGCGGGGCCATGGATCCCGCCGTCGCCGCGAAGGAGTCGTCCCACCAGGACAGTCACGGCGCGAAGGATCGCCCGGCCGCGGAGAAGGGGGCGGTGGAGAAAGGCGCGGAGAAGAGCGCGGGCCAGGCCCCGGAGCTTCCCGGCGGCCTGCAGATCTCCCAGGGGGGCTACACCCTCGACCTCCGCACCCCGCGCGTCGAGGCGGGCGAACCCGCCGAACTGCGCTTCGCCGTCGTGGACGACGACACCTCCCGCAAGGTGACGGCCTTCAGCCGCGAGCACGGCAAGGAGCTGCACCTGATCGTTGCGTCGAGCGACCTCACCACCTACCGGCACCTGCACCCCGAGCGGGCCGCCGACGGCACCTGGTCCGCCCCCGTCGAGCTCCCCGGGGCCGGCGGCTACCGGCTCTTCGCCGACTTCACCCCGGACGTGAAGAACGCCGAGGGCGTCACCCTGGGCGCGGACCTCGCCGTATCGGGCGACGCGCGCCCCGAGGCACTGCCGAAGGCCGAGCGGACGGTGACCGTCGACGGGTACGAGGTGACGCTCGACGGGGCGCTGCGCCCCGGTGCGGGCAGCGAGTTGAAGCTGGAGGTCGAGAAGGACGGCAAGCCGGTGACCGACCTCCAGCCCTACCTCGGCGCGTACGGCCACCTCGTCGCGCTGCGCGCCGGGGACCTGGCGTACCTCCACGTCCACCCGAACGGCGAACCGGGCGACGGGCGGACGGAGCCCGGACCGGACGTCTCCTTCACCGCGACGGCCCCGAGCAAGGGCGCCTACCGCCTCTTCCTCGACTTCCGGCACGAGGGGAAGGTCCGTACGGCCGCCTTCACCGTGCACGCCGGGGGCGCGGCGGCCGGGGAGCCCGTGCCGGAGGACGAGAAGTCCGCCGAGCACGCGCACTGACCGCGGCCCGTCCCTTCCGGGCGGACCGCATAACGATCGGCACACGGGCGGAGCGCGTACGGGCGGAGAGGGCCGGCCGACGGCCCCGGCGAGCAACAGCCTTGTCCCCGGGGCCAGTCCACGGATCCGCCCCGCCTCGGAGCGGCGTGCCGATGAGGGGCGTGAGGCCCGGCGGCCCCGCCGCGCGGCCCTGGTGCGCGGTGGTGCGGGAGGGGCGCTTGTTGAGGTGCCGACGCCTCTGGCTTAGGCTTACCTAACCTTCACCTGCTCGGCCAACCTGAGGACCCCCCATGCTCGGCTTCACCCGCGTGCGCCGCCACACCATCGCCGCGACGGCCACCACCGTCGCCCTCGCCGTCGCCCTCGTCGGCTGCTCCTCGGACGGCGACGGCGACAAGGACGGGGCGAAGGACTCGGCGAAGAGCGGGGGCGGCGCCTTCCCCGTATCGATCAAGAGCTCGCTCGGCACCGCGAAGATCGAGGAGAAGCCCGAGCGCATCGTCACCCTCGGCCAGGGTTCCGCCGAGACCGCGATAGCCCTCGGCCAGACCCCGGTCGGCATCGAGAGCTACCCCTGGGGCAGCGACAAGTCCGGCTACCTGCCGTGGATCAACGAGGCCGTCAAGAAGTCCGGCGACGAGCTCCCCAAGCAGTTCACGGGCGGCGAGGAGATCGACTTCGAGGCGATCACCGAGCTGGAGCCGGACGTCATCCTCGCCCCCTGGTCGGGCATCACGCAGAAGCAGTACGACGTCCTCAAGGACATCGCCCCCACGGTCGCCTACCCCGACCAGGCGTGGAGCACCGACTGGGACCAGCAGATCGACATCATCGGCAAGGCGCTCGGCCGGACGAAGGACACCGGCGCCCTCAAGACGAAGATCGAGAAGCAGCTCGCCGACGCCGCGGCCACCCGGCCGAACTACAAGGACGTCACCTTCTCCTACATCTACAACTCCGGCCCCGGCACCCTCGGCGTCTTCAAGCCCGAGGAACAGCGCGTCAAGATGGTCTCCTCGCTCGGCCTGAAGGTCGACCCGGTCGTCAACGGCTTCAAGGAGACCCCCGGCACCGACTCGGCCCTCATCGGCCTGGAGAACGCCGAGAAGCTCAAGGACAGCGACCTCGTCTTCACGTTCTACACGGACGAGAAGAACCGCAAGGAGATCGAGGGCCAGAAGCTGTACGGCGCGATCCCCGCGATCAAGAAGGGCGCCGTCGTCGCGAGCAACGACAACTCCTTCGTCACCGCCTCCTCGATCATCAACCCGCTGACCGTGCCCTGGACGATCGAGCGCTACCTGCCGATCATCGACAAGGCCGTCAAGACCGCCGGCAAGTAAGACCGGTATCCGGACCGCCGAGCCCACAAGGCACACTCCACTCCCATGGCAACCACCACGGTCGCACCGCCGAGCGGCGCCGGTACCTCCCGTACCGACGCCGCTCGGCTGGCGTTCCTCCTGCTCCTCGGCCTGGCCGCGCTGGCCTTCGCGCTCTGCGCGAGCGTCATGTTCGGCAGCCGCAGCACC
The nucleotide sequence above comes from Streptomyces sp. NBC_01116. Encoded proteins:
- a CDS encoding iron-siderophore ABC transporter substrate-binding protein encodes the protein MLGFTRVRRHTIAATATTVALAVALVGCSSDGDGDKDGAKDSAKSGGGAFPVSIKSSLGTAKIEEKPERIVTLGQGSAETAIALGQTPVGIESYPWGSDKSGYLPWINEAVKKSGDELPKQFTGGEEIDFEAITELEPDVILAPWSGITQKQYDVLKDIAPTVAYPDQAWSTDWDQQIDIIGKALGRTKDTGALKTKIEKQLADAAATRPNYKDVTFSYIYNSGPGTLGVFKPEEQRVKMVSSLGLKVDPVVNGFKETPGTDSALIGLENAEKLKDSDLVFTFYTDEKNRKEIEGQKLYGAIPAIKKGAVVASNDNSFVTASSIINPLTVPWTIERYLPIIDKAVKTAGK